ACCCCAAGGTTCAGGGCACCCCCAAAGCACCCCCATGCTCCCAGGGGTCCTGGGGAGCCGGGCActgtgtggggacagggacagcagctggggtggcacagggaacaCGGCCTGGCCCCCACTGCCTCTGTTCCCCTGCCTGCACGTGCCACACCCGGGCAGCGGGCTACCTGCCCTGGTCAGTCCCCCAGAGTCTCTGGCCTCCCCACCAACACCCAGTGACTTCCAGTGCCCTCCAGCTCCCACTTCTCCCCTGCCTCATTCCTGTCCCAGTGCCCAAGGTCTCACCCCAGCGCCCGCTGGCCCACAGTGCCCACCgaccccccctccctcccacacTAACCGCTGCCCTGCCAATGCCCACTGGCGCCTTAATGTGCCTCCCAGTTCCCACTGCTTCCCCCTCCTCACTGCCAACCCAGCTCCCACGTCCCCAACCCCATACACACCGGCCGCCCTCAAtgtctcccagtgccccccagttcCCACtgttcccctccctcccttcctgccccctgccccccccagtatctcccagtgccctccagtTCCCACTTCTCCCCTCCCAATCCCTCGCCCGTGCCAACAGCACCCCCCGGCCCCATTCCCCGTCTCCCCCGCTCACCAGCACCAGGCGGCCTTGGATCTCCATCTCCTCCCGCTCCCCCCGcgggccccggcccggcccggtccGGCCGCCCCCCGCTCCCAGCACGGCCCCGCGCAGCGTGTACGAGCCGCCGGGCGCCGCGCCCGCGCTgccggccccgctgccggcCCCGTCCCCgtccggccccgccgccccgggccccGACACGGCCACCTCGACCCGCGCGGGGGTGGCGGGCCCCGACCCGGCCCGGCCGAGCGCCAGCAGCGGGGCGAGCAGCGCCGCCCGCACCGCCGCCATGGCTgcgcgccccgcgccccgcagcgccccctgccgCCCGGGAGGacccgccgcgccgcccgccgcccgcagGGGGAGCCCGAGGGCCCGGACCGGGACAGGGATCGGGATAAGGGTCGGGATacggacagggacagggatcagGATGGGGATCAGGACAGGGATCGGGACAACGGTCAGGATAAGGGTCGGGATacggacagggacagagatcgGGATGGGGATCAGGACAGGGATCGGGATAAGGATCGGGATAAGGGTCGGGATACGGACAGGGACAGATGATGGGATAGGGATCAGGACAGGGATCGGGACAAGGGTTGGGATAAGGACAGAGACAGGAGACGGGATGCAGATGGGGACAAGGATGAGGACAAGGGCCAAGATaaagacagggacagggatcaggatcaggacaAAGCTCAGgataaggacagggacaggaaccagcgctgggacagggacagggataggGATAGGGGCAGAGTGGATGgcaatgggaatggggatggggatgcagACCAGGATGAagacagagagcaggagaggtaCAGTGATAGGGAGCAGGGACCAAGACTGAGAcagggacaaggacaaggaCCATGACCAAGCTGGAcactgggacagagcagggacaaaGAAGgcaatggggacagggagagggaccaggatggggatggagacCAGGAAGAGGATGGGGACCAGAAgaggaacagggacagggaatggggaccagGACTGAGATCGAGACGGGGACAAGGGCTGAGACTGGGATGGGAaccagcactgggacagggatggggcagggacaAGGACAAGAATGAGACCAGGATGGGAACAGAAGCAGGAGGCAGGTGGAAAACAGGAACAAGGAGAGGCACTGGAAGAACAACAGAGAATGGGACCAAGATGGGGACAAAGACCAGGACCAGGACCGGGACAGGaacagggagaggcagggatcagcagaggagcaggggcagggactGGGAGCGGCAGCAAGAcaggcacaggggctgggaCCAGAATGGGaaccgcagcagcagcaggacaggaacagggatggacacagggaccAGGAAACCAACTGTCACCAggagagtgacagggacaggaacaGGCATGGGGACACCGATATCGTGTCCACCACATCCCCATGcatggacacagggacacatgTGCTCTGGGCGACATAGCCAGAGGGAACAGGGACATGGCACCCATCCATGCACCCACAGCCATGGCACGGGCAGGGACATGGGCACACACCAACACCCAAGTACCCCAAAACCCAACTGCCCCCCGCACCGGACACCCCTCAGCACCCCCATCCTGGCGGGTGCCAGGCAGCCTCCAGTGCCACATCCTGACCCCCGGGTGCTACATCCTGGCCCTGCTCCGGCCACGTGTGCCCAGCACATGTGCCACCAGGGGGATTTGCCGGCTGGATTAGCCACGGCATGGGCCCAGGCTGACCTGCTTTTGGCAGGGGCCATGGTGGGGACGGGACTCGGGGCCGTGGAACCCAGTTCCCATGGCTGCAGGATGCCGTGGGATGGGTCTGGGTGTGTCCTCgtgtcccttgtgtccccaTCGGTGTTGTAAGTGCGGGGGTTTAATCACAGGATGGGCACGGTGCCTCCTCCCACGGCCGCAGCCAGAGCCGGTTTAACCACACAGTGAAACATCCCGATTGCAACGGGTCTGGATGTGCCATAAACAACAGCCGAGAGCACCGCTGGCTCGGGAACCAGCCTGGAATGGCGAGCACGGATGTGGGGACTCTGAAGAttcgggggggggggacacCAAAATGGAGCCtgggggtggctgctgccagagctgccccacAGAGAGGGGGGAATGGCTTTGTGGAGCATCCATAAGTTCGTGGGATATGGATGCCTTCCTGGACatctgcagctccaggggaCACTTATGGGTCCACAGAACGTGGATGGCTCCATGGGACATCTATGGGTCCCAGTTCCAAGGGATATGTATGACTCTGTGGCACATAAATGGCTCCATGGAACTGGCACAGATGGGACACAGATGGCTCTGTGGGACATCCACAGCCCCAGGGGACACGTATGGTTCCATAGCACATGCAGAGCTCTCTGGGACAACCATGTGTCCATGGGGGACACGGGGCTCTGTGGGACATCCATGGCTGCATGGGACACACACAGCCCCATGGGCATCGGGCTCCTGATCCCCATCTTCCAATCACTGCACCTGAGCCCTCAGTCTGTACCCTGGCCCcatctcccatccctgtcccttctACCTGGCACCCTGCCCCCTCCACTCtcaccctgtccctgccccactttccatccctgttcccacctCTGTCCCCACCTCCCATCCCTGTTGCTGTCCCCAtcactgtccccatcccctgtccctgACACCTGCCCCACATCTCCCTCCATACCCCAATGTCCTCCCACACCCCCCCTACCCCACTGTGTCCCCCAAACTCTCATAGGGCCCCCCCACCCTCCTGTACCCTCCATAACCCCCAGAGCCCCCTACACTCATCTCTCCCTTGCCCCCCAAATCCCTATGTTCCCAAGCCCCCCAAGGCCCCCTGTGCCCCCATATTCCCCATGCACCCATACCCCACATGTCCCCTACAGCCCCCAGAGCCCACAGGTGCCCCTTGCCCTTATATCCCCCACATCCCCTATAGCCCCTATACCCCCCAAGTCCCTCATAACCCCAAGGTCCTCTAAGCCCCCacacctccagcagcccccacaCTCCCCATACCCCCATATCCCCTATAGATCCCATACCCTCCCAAGTCCCCCATAACCCCTATATCACTTATAGCCCCTATACCCCCCATACTCCCCTATAGTCCCCAAGCCTCCCTGTGCCTTCCCATGCCCTCATATCCCCTATAGCCCCCATACCCCTATAGCCCTCCATTTCCCATGCTCCCCATGCCCCCATAACCCTCCATGCCCCCCACATCTCCCATGTCTCCATGtgcccccaaaacccccacagCTCCCATAACCCCCCAAGTCTCCCATACCCCCATACTCCCCTATAGTCCCCAAGCCCCTCTGTGCCCCCATATCCCCTAAGCCCCCATCACCCCCCGCATCCCTGATCCCGGGGAGGCGGCGGGCGCTGACCGGCCGGGCAGGGTCCAAGGCCACGGGGGTGGGtggggggccgggccgggccgggccgggccgggcggggcggggggcggtcCCGGGGAGGTGCTCGGAGCCTTCACGGCCGCCGGAGCTGGGCAGAGCCGCCCGCAGCGCACCATGAGCGGCCGCGTCGGGGACCTGAGCCCGCGGCAGGCGGAGGTGCTGGCCCAGGTGAGCTGGGACGGGGGGACCAGGGCCAGGGCCGGGCTGTGCCACCCCGATGCGCGCCCGCATCCGCCGAGGGACCGGCATCACCACCACCCCGCACCCCAAACCCACGGGCGGCACTTCTGCTTCCGGCCCCGGGGGGCTCCACACCCCCCCGCCGCACCCCAAACCACCGGCATCACCCCCGCGCCCGGCCGGCTCCTACCgcctcctccagcccccccaTCCCGGACTCCAAACCCACCGGCATCACTCCCGCTCCGGGCTCCGGAGGGCTCCGCACCCCAAACCTACCCGCTTCACCCCGATTCCTGGCCTCGGGGAGGTCCCATCGCCTTCAGCCCCCACCCCGCCCCCAAAATCCGGCCCCGGgaggctcccgctggctccacCCCTCATCCCGGACCCCAAACACACGGGTTGAGCCCCGTTGTGGCACCGCCCACCAGGGCAGGATTGTCCTGGGTGGGTCCTGGGGGTCCCGCTGGCCGGACCATCCCGCTGATGGgtccccatccctctcccatccTTCCCCGGGACTGGGGACCCTCCTGCCTCACTGCAGGCCCTTGGGACGGGAGTCTTCTGCCACCTCCATCCCACCCTGGACCCCGAGCCCACGGGCTGAGCCCCCCGTGGTGCTGCCCACCAGGGAAGGACCATCCCGGGTGTCCCGCCAGACTGGGCACCGCCGAGCCCCACACCCCTCTCCCATCCTTCCCATGGGACCGGAAAACTTCCTCCCCCGACCGCGGGGATTGCGGGCCCGGGGACACCCAGAACCGATGGCTGTCACCCACCACGGCCACCTCTGCCAGCCCCTCGTGTTTGGGTGCCAGCCGTTATCGGGGTTCAGTGCACCCCTACCACGAGGGCACCCCCGCGCCTTTATCTTATCGCTGCCTTTCGGACCCAGCCACATTCCACGGGCGGGCGATGACCCCGCCCGGTGCCAGCACGGGGGGCAGGGGCAGGCGTGGGGCACGGAGCCCAAACCGTGCCCCGTGCCAGCCGTGTCCCAGGCGGGTGAGGGAGGCGAGCGGCCGAACCCGTTCGTCCACCACCGGCTTTGTCCCAGGGTGAAGGAGCTAATCCCGGGTTTAATTACCCCTAAATGCAGCGGGAGATAAGCTAATCAGGCTCATTAAGGGGAGGGCCTCGGCTGGTACGGAGATTTGGGCCATAGCCTGGTTGTGGTGAGTGGGGCCATGTGGAGAGGGGACCCTGGatcccccaaacctcccagTCCTGCACCCCAACACCTTTGTGCCTGTGCCATGGGGCTGTGACCCACTGGGGGGTCACTGAAACAGGGGGACATGTGGTGATCTACTGGTGACTGCCTTCATCCCAAGGATGCGATTGGGGGTGACCCGTCTGCCTGGTCCCTGCAGGACCCCCTCCAAGGACACCCCAACTTCCACAAACCCCGACCTGTGCCCCGACAccctcctgcctgtgccagggggGCTGTGGCCCACTGGGGTGTCACTGGAGCAGGGGCACACGCAGTGACCgcctccatccatcccaaagGACACCGCTGGAGGGGACTGGTTCACCCAGTCCCTGTGGGACCCCCCGGAGCAGCGGGGTGGTGACAGCCCACACTCACACCTTACGCAAGGGCTGGGGGACACCCAGAGCATGGCAGCCAGCCTGGGGACGGTCCCCTGCCAGGTGACGGCTGATCCCGGCTGCAtatggggcagggacagggcacaggGTGACCCTTCACCCGGTCAGTCCTGGTTGGCGTGTTTTGTGGGGACAAGGAAGGGACAaacctccagccctggggtttttggggaggATCAGGGATCCCTTCACCAACCGTCCCTCTTGTCCCCGCAGTTCCGGGAGAAGCTGCAGGACgtgctgccctccctgccctcccaggaCGACTATTTCCTCCTGAAATGGCTCCGAGGTAACCCCGAAGTGGGGACAGCCCTGGTGGGGTGGGAGCCCCCCGGGGGGCTGGCGGGAGGCTGAGCTCTCTGCTGTCTTTCAGCGCGCAGCTTCGACCTGCCCAAGGCAGAGGCAATGCTCCGCAAGGTGAGAGGGGCACCCTGCTTTTGTGGGGACCCCGCTGTGCTGGGACATACCTGGCGTGGGACCCTGTGCCCTgggccaccagccccagcaaggCTGACCTGCCCATGGGGTTCACCTGGTCCCAAATCTCACCCTGGCCCGCTCTGCCCCCCCTGCAGCACATCGAGGTCCGCAAGTACATGGATGCCGACAACATCATCGCCTGGGAGCCACCTGAGGTGATTGTCCCTGGCCTCCCAGGGGTGGCCCTGGAGGGGATCGTCCCCCTGAGTCCCCCAGGGTGTGTGTGAGGTGCCCTGAGCCCCCCGTGCTCCTGCAGGTGATCCGGAAGTACATGTCCGGCGGGATGTGCGGCTACGACCGGGAGGGCAGCCCGGTGTGGTACGAGATCGTCGGGCCGCTGGACGCCAAGGGGCTGCTGTTCTCCGCCTCCAAGCAGGACCTGCTCAAGAACAAGTTCCGGGATTGTGAAGTGCTCCGGCATGAGTGTGACCAGCAGAGTAAAAAGGTGCGAACCTGCCCACACCCCGCTGGCCCCAACAGACCTGTGGGACCATGTTCCTGCCAGCTCCGTGTGTCCACATCTGGTCTGCCCCTACCAGTCATCATCTTCCCCAGCCCTATAgatccctgccagccccataAGTCCATGTCCATTCCCACAACTCAGTGTCCTCCCCAGCCCCATACGTCCATCTCTGGTCCATCCCTACCAGACAATGTCCTTGACAGCCCTATATATCCCATAGGTccgtgtcctgtccctccctctcggcctgtgtccctgccagcccatGTCCTGCCCAGCCCCATATGTCCAtctctggttcatctctcccagCCAATGTCCTCACTCGCCAGCCCTACGGGTCCATGTCCagtccctctccctcagccccacaaGTCCATGTCCTGTCCACCCCACCACAGACCATGTCCCTGCCAACCCCATATGTCCATCTCTGGTTCATCCTCCCACCCCGCAAGTCTGCATCCTGTCCATCCCCACCAGTccatgtccccactgtccctcagcccgtgtccctgtcccagctcccacGACGCCCCTTCTCCCCACGTCACTGCCTGGGAGGAGGCTGTGGCTGGGGTGACCAGCCTGTTGGGGaccaccccatccctggaccTCCCCGTGGGTCCTGCCTGATCCCCCCCATcctcctgtcccagctgggCAAGAAGATTGAGATGGTGATGATGGTGTATGACTGTGAAGGCCTGGGCCTGAAGCACCTCTGGAAGCCAGCTGTGGACACGTATGGGGAGGTGAGGGTTCCTGCCCACCCCCTTCCTGCTGGACCACAGGGATCTGGGCTGATCCCTGGGATGATGCAGGAGCAGGtccctgcagtgccctgcaCCCCGCAGTGTTCTGGGGTGGGGTCCTGGTGGGTGCCTGGGATGGGTGACCTGAGCTCCCCCATCCTGCAGATCCTGTCCATGTTTGAGGAGAATTACCCTGAGTCGCTCAAGCGCCTCTTTATTGTGAAGGGTGAGTTCGGCCCTGGGGTCCTGCTCCCCTTATCTGGGTGCTGACACCCCCTAATGCCTCCCACTACCCCCAGCCCCTAAGCTCTTCCCCGTGGCCTACAACCTGGTCAAGCACTTCCTGAGCGAGGACACGCGCAAGAAGGTCGTGGTGCTGGGATGTGAGTCCTGACCCTCCCCGGAGCATCCCAAATTGGGGTGACACATCCCCCCTCTGCTGTCACCCCACCCAGGGGGGATACCCCAACTCACAGCCCCCCCAAACTCACTGTCCTCCCCCCAGCCAACTGGAAGGAGGTCCTGCAGAAGTACATCGACCCCGCGCAGATCCCGGTGGAGTACGGGGGGACGCTGGTGGACCCTGATGGGGACCCCAAGTGCTCCAGCAAGGTAGGAAGAGCCCCCGCTGGGTTCTTTAGGGGATCTGGGCagttcccccacccccacatCCTCCATCCCTTACAGATCAACTACGGCGGGGACGTGCCCCAGCATTACTACGTGCGAGACCAGCTGGCGCAGAAGTACGAACATTCGGTCGTGGTCAACCGGGGCTCGTCCCACCAGGTCGAGTACGAGATCCTCTTCCCCGGCTGCGTGCTCAGGTgagcggcggctccgcgccgcGGGGAGCGGGTGCCTCCCGCAGtgtccccgccccgccgcagcagctcccctgtgccctgcaggtgGCAGTTCCGCTCCGAGGGCGCTGACATCGGCTTCGGGGTGTACCTGAAGACCAAAGTCGGGGAGCGGCAGCGGGCGGGCGACATGACCGAGGTGCTCCCCAACCAGCGCTACAACGCACACATGGTGCCCGAGGACGGCTCCCTCACCTGCTCCACGCCCGGCATCTGTGAGTGCCGAGCCCTCCCCGGGGCGCTGGGGGTCCCCCGGGCCGTTCCCCCTGTCCCTGGCCCCGCCGTGTCCCTGACACCCCTGTCCCCCCGCAGACGTCCTGCGCTTCGACAACACCTACAGCTTCCTCCACTCCAAGAAAGTGAGCTACAGCgtggaggtgctgctgcccGACACCGCCTCCGCCCAGCAGATCCAGGAGGAGTCCCCCAACCACAGCCCCTGAGCCCCCCGGGCTGCACCGCGCCCCCAGGATGGCCCCGCAGGAGGATGGAGCTGCCGGACTGAGGCGggggccgagcggggccggaCGGGGCCGAGCGCCCACAGCCCCCCCAAACTCTGTGCCTTATGTGGGTCCTGTGCCcaccgctgctgctgcctggggtggCGAGTAAAGGGATGGACTGAGCGGGGTCTGGTCCGGTTTGTGGCTCCCCAGAGCCAGAATtgcccctgctgtcccctcagcCCCATAACCACCCCCTATTTCCATGACcgccccagctgctcccaggcacaTCActgccccctcagccccacaacTGTCCCTCAGACCCGTAActacccctcagccccacaacTGTCCCCTCAGCCTGCCAACTGTCCCTCAGACCCGTAACTACCCTTCA
The DNA window shown above is from Corvus hawaiiensis isolate bCorHaw1 chromosome 18, bCorHaw1.pri.cur, whole genome shotgun sequence and carries:
- the SEC14L2 gene encoding SEC14-like protein 2 — protein: MSGRVGDLSPRQAEVLAQFREKLQDVLPSLPSQDDYFLLKWLRARSFDLPKAEAMLRKHIEVRKYMDADNIIAWEPPEVIRKYMSGGMCGYDREGSPVWYEIVGPLDAKGLLFSASKQDLLKNKFRDCEVLRHECDQQSKKLGKKIEMVMMVYDCEGLGLKHLWKPAVDTYGEILSMFEENYPESLKRLFIVKAPKLFPVAYNLVKHFLSEDTRKKVVVLGSNWKEVLQKYIDPAQIPVEYGGTLVDPDGDPKCSSKINYGGDVPQHYYVRDQLAQKYEHSVVVNRGSSHQVEYEILFPGCVLRWQFRSEGADIGFGVYLKTKVGERQRAGDMTEVLPNQRYNAHMVPEDGSLTCSTPGIYVLRFDNTYSFLHSKKVSYSVEVLLPDTASAQQIQEESPNHSP